Proteins from one Sabethes cyaneus chromosome 2, idSabCyanKW18_F2, whole genome shotgun sequence genomic window:
- the LOC128737457 gene encoding elongator complex protein 4, producing MSSFVKRRGAVSIKGTRASLHSGQPITSCGNPSLDHIFGGGFPIGSVIAIEEDKYVNYSRVLAKYFLAEGLANNHSTFVASLEEDPAELIKKLPVPVENTPSENKNVTQAPEDMRIAFRYNQLSVVDLEQKPSAQIGHFFDLSKQISEHELAKHDVTYWDGSNAQPSEMFTNPHYKSLLDAIHRKSSEPQFNPTSAEPKEKNLLRICINSLGSPLWYDQNFFTDAIKFLTILKSFVRNSLSCCLITLPVYLFQHLADNHRTVRLLDQTDFCIALESFAGSDKETNPVFKEYHGLLDIVRLSALNSLAPFVPETRDLAFKLRRRKFVIEKLHLPPELGDEETGKTKAATAGLSCASTGMGKLDF from the exons ATGTCTAGTTTTGTTAAGCGCCGAGGAGCAGTTTCCATCAAAGGAACCCGTGCTTCGCTGCACAGTGGGCAACCGATTACTTCATGTGGCAATCCATCACTGGATCACATCTTTGGCGGTGGATTTCCAATCGGATCGGTAATTGCAATCG AGGAAGACAAATACGTGAATTACTCCCGAGTActagccaaatattttttggctgAAGGGTTAGCTAACAATCACTCAACATTCGTTGCCAGTCTAGAAGAAGATCCTGCTGAACTG ATAAAGAAACTTCCCGTTCCCGTGGAGAACACCCCTTCGGAAAACAAAAACGTGACTCAAGCTCCAGAAGACATGCGAATAGCTTTTCGCTACAACCAACTTTCGGTGGTAGATCTGGAGCAAAAACCGAGCGCACAAATCGGTCACTTTTTTGACCTGTCCAAACAAATTTCCGAACATGAGTTAGCAAAACACGATGTTACCTATTGGGATGGTTCTAACGCTCAACCTTCCGAGATGTTTACAAACCCACACTACAAGAGCCTTCTCGATGCCATTCACCGAAAATCCAGTGAACCTCAGTTCAACCCCACCAGTGCAGAACCGAAGGAGAAAAACCTCCTTCGCATCTGCATCAACTCGCTTGGTTCTCCGCTGTGGTACGACCAGAACTTCTTCACGGACGCAATCAAATTTCTAACGATCCTGAAATCGTTCGTCCGCAACTCACTAAGCTGCTGTTTGATAACGCTTCCGGTGTATCTTTTCCAACACCTAGCAGACAACCACCGAACGGTGCGTCTGCTGGACCAAACCGATTTTTGTATCGCACTAGAATCGTTCGCCGGTTCGGACAAGGAAACCAATCCGGTCTTCAAGGAGTACCACGGACTATTGGACATCGTACGACTTTCCGCGCTGAACAGTTTGGCACCGTTTGTGCCGGAAACACGCGATTTAGCCTTCAAACTGCGTCGACGAAAGTTCGTTATCGAGAAGCTTCATCTACCACCGGAGCTGGGTGATGAGGAAACTGGGAAAACGAAAGCGGCGACGGCGGGTTTGAGTTGTGCGAGCACCGGAATGGGTAAGTTGGATTTTTAG